In the Helianthus annuus cultivar XRQ/B chromosome 11, HanXRQr2.0-SUNRISE, whole genome shotgun sequence genome, one interval contains:
- the LOC110891794 gene encoding tryptophan aminotransferase-related protein 3-like, with protein MKKYCYGICFLISLAINILFSIHLYVGDGPNQEISCRSSLTWSEKAAAEAEAVAAISCSGHGRAFLDGSISDGQPVCECYGCYSGTDCSELSPGCAADANSGDPIYLEPFWMQNAADTAVVISGWHRMSYEYADDPMMSPELDKYIRKLHSVAGNAITQDRYIVFGVGSSQLLSAAVYALSSQNSSSPSNVLASTPFYHLYKDQTRLFNSKNFVYRGDTNSWQTNNTDVIEFVTSPTNPGGELKKKSVTGGKTIHDHAYFWPQFTPIPGPSDHDLMIFSLSKLTGHAGTRFGWAIIKDKDVYDKVLNYIYLANAGISKDTQLRALKVLKVAMKADGKPFFEFAYNQMSDRWNRLTSVFSKSTRFSIQRRHPLHCNFFHQTRQPSPAYAWVRCERQEDNDCAAVLKAGKIIGQSGSTFSAKDRYARLSLIKSQDDFELLMQRLTELVSLENHNIEIM; from the exons ATGAAGAAATATTGTTATGGAATTTGTTTCTTAATTTCATTAGCAATCaatatattatttagtatacaTCTATATGTAGGTGATGGTCCGAATCAGGAGATTAGTTGCCGGTCGTCATTGACATGGAGCGAGAAAGCAGCCGCAGAGGCGGAGGCGGTTGCAGCAATCTCATGCTCCGGCCACGGTAGAGCATTCCTTGACGGTTCGATATCTGACGGTCAACCTGTTTGTGAATGCTATGGTTGTTACAGTGGCACTGATTGCTCAGAATTATCTCCAGGATGTGCTGCTGATGCTAATAG TGGGGATCCTATATACCTTGAGCCATTCTGGATGCAAAATGCAGCGGATACTGCAGTCGTCATATCGGGGTGGCATCGTATGAGTTACGAATATGCTGATGACCCTATGATGTCACCAGAGCTCGACAAGTACATTCGTAAGCTACATTCAGTTGCCGGGAATGCCATCACTCAAGACCGATACATTGTCTTTGGTGTCGGATCATCCCAACTTCTAAGTGCAGCTGTTTATGCTCTTTCCTCTCAAAACTCTTCTTCGCCATCCAACGTCCTGGCTTCCACGCCGTTCTATCAC TTGTACAAGGATCAAACAAGGTTGTTTAACTCGAAGAACTTTGTGTATAGAGGAGACACAAACTCATGGCAAACAAATAACACGGATGTTATTGAATTTGTAACCTCACCAACCAATCCAGGTGGGGAGTTGAAGAAGAAATCGGTTACAGGAGGGAAGACAATACACGATCATGCCTATTTTTGGCCACAGTTTACACCTATCCCGGGCCCTTCAGATCATGATCTCATGATTTTTAGTCTTTCTAAGCTCACTGGTCATGCCGGTACACGCTTTGG ATGGGCGATTATAAAAGATAAAGACGTATATGACAAGGTTTTAAACTATATCTACTTGGCTAATGCGGGGATTTCAAAGGACACTCAATTAAGAGCTTTAAAGGTTCTAAAAGTCGCAATGAAAGCAGATGGAAAACCCTTCTTCGAATTCGCTTATAACCAAATGAGTGACCGTTGGAATAGATTGACTTCTGTCTTCTCAAAGTCAACAAGATTTTCAATCCAGAGAAGACATCCTTTGCATTGCAATTTCTTTCACCAAACTAGGCAACCATCTCCAG CCTATGCATGGGTAAGATGTGAAAGACAAGAAGACAATGATTGTGCTGCGGTGCTAAAAGCCGGCAAAATCATCGGCCAAAGTGGAAGTACCTTTAGCGCCAAAGATCGTTATGCACGACTTAGTCTAATTAAGAGCCAAGATGACTTTGAGCTGCTTATGCAACGACTCACCGAGCTAGTGTCTCTTGAAAACCACAACATAGAGATAATGTGA